The Antarcticibacterium sp. 1MA-6-2 genome has a window encoding:
- a CDS encoding folylpolyglutamate synthase/dihydrofolate synthase family protein produces MFQQLPMYQRIGADAFKKDLTNILKFSEAIGSPDKKFRSIHVAGTNGKGSTSHMLASILQESGYKVGLYTSPHLKDYRERIKINGCNIPEEDVVAFITRNKVFLEAHKLSFFEMSVGMAFDHFAAMGVDIAVVEVGLGGRLDSTNIITPVLSLITNIGFDHTQMLGNTLPEIAGEKAGIIKPKIPVVISEKQIETEPVFRSIAKRNDSPITFAEDQPSASYNSDLKGNYQKKNIQAVVTAIRTLSKDFSVSEENIRTGLLNVKKNTGLRGRWDVLQESPKVICDTAHNAEGLQWVMNQLKEEEYVLLHIVMGVVNDKDLEKILPLFSNEAKYYFCKPDVPRGMEAAVLAEKASNFGLKGEVYSSVSKAYETALKIASSSDLIFVGGSTFTVAEII; encoded by the coding sequence ATGTTTCAACAGTTGCCCATGTATCAGCGCATTGGAGCTGATGCTTTTAAAAAAGATCTTACCAACATTCTAAAATTTTCTGAAGCTATAGGTTCTCCCGATAAGAAATTTAGATCTATTCACGTGGCCGGAACAAATGGTAAGGGTTCTACAAGCCATATGTTAGCTTCTATTCTGCAGGAATCGGGCTATAAGGTTGGCTTATATACCTCACCTCATTTAAAAGATTATAGAGAAAGAATTAAAATTAATGGCTGCAATATTCCTGAAGAGGATGTAGTTGCTTTCATTACGCGGAATAAGGTGTTTTTAGAGGCTCATAAGCTTTCTTTTTTTGAAATGAGTGTAGGAATGGCCTTTGATCATTTCGCTGCGATGGGGGTAGATATTGCAGTGGTAGAGGTAGGTCTCGGGGGAAGGTTAGATTCTACTAATATAATAACTCCCGTTCTTTCGTTAATTACGAATATAGGTTTTGATCATACTCAAATGTTGGGTAATACTCTTCCGGAAATTGCAGGGGAAAAAGCTGGTATAATAAAACCTAAAATTCCGGTTGTAATTAGTGAGAAGCAAATTGAAACCGAACCTGTTTTTCGCTCTATAGCTAAGAGAAATGATTCTCCTATCACTTTTGCTGAAGATCAGCCTTCTGCCTCATATAATTCAGACCTTAAAGGAAATTATCAGAAAAAGAACATTCAGGCTGTTGTGACGGCAATAAGAACATTGTCTAAAGATTTTTCTGTTTCAGAAGAAAACATAAGAACAGGTTTGCTGAATGTCAAGAAAAATACGGGTCTTAGAGGCAGGTGGGATGTTTTACAAGAATCTCCGAAAGTAATTTGTGATACAGCTCATAATGCTGAAGGTTTACAATGGGTAATGAATCAACTTAAGGAGGAGGAATATGTTCTTCTTCATATCGTGATGGGAGTTGTAAATGATAAAGACCTGGAAAAAATTTTGCCGTTGTTCAGTAATGAGGCAAAATATTATTTCTGCAAGCCAGATGTTCCAAGAGGAATGGAAGCAGCGGTTTTAGCTGAAAAAGCTTCGAATTTTGGGTTGAAAGGAGAAGTATATTCTTCAGTATCAAAAGCATATGAGACGGCACTTAAGATAGCTTCTTCAAGCGATCTTATCTTTGTTGGAGGTAGTACTTTTACGGTTGCTGAAATAATTTAA
- a CDS encoding biopolymer transporter ExbD — MNLRSRNKVSADFSMSSMTDIVFLLLIFFMLTSLVITPEALDLILPKAKGKTTNVQSISVSITKDLQVYIDSDRVSNAALESTLKQRLAGEEDPTIILRAEEGVPIEKAVNVMDIANRNKYKIVLAVKPDQD, encoded by the coding sequence ATGAACTTAAGAAGTAGAAATAAAGTAAGTGCAGATTTTAGTATGAGTTCAATGACAGATATTGTTTTCCTGTTATTGATCTTTTTCATGCTTACCTCACTAGTAATTACTCCCGAAGCTCTGGATCTTATTTTACCCAAGGCTAAAGGTAAAACTACCAATGTCCAATCTATATCTGTAAGTATTACTAAAGATCTTCAGGTTTATATTGATAGCGACAGGGTGAGTAATGCTGCCCTTGAGAGTACGTTGAAGCAAAGACTGGCAGGGGAAGAAGATCCGACTATTATTTTAAGGGCTGAAGAAGGTGTGCCTATTGAAAAAGCTGTTAATGTAATGGACATTGCAAACAGAAATAAATATAAAATTGTATTGGCTGTAAAGCCAGATCAAGACTAA
- a CDS encoding Glu/Leu/Phe/Val dehydrogenase dimerization domain-containing protein, which produces MKDLLNLYENKAPEIVFNWKDPETNAEGWVVINSLRGGAAGGGTRMRKGLDMNEVLSLAKTMEVKFTVSGPAIGGAKSGIDFDPNDPRKKGVLERWYKAVSPLLKSYYGTGGDLNVDEIHEVIPITEDCGVWHPQEGVFSGHFHPTEADKINRIGQLRQGVIKVLENSRFSPDVTRKYTVADMITGYGVAEAVLHYYGIYGGDVKGKRAIVQGFGNVGSAAAFYLSKMGVKIIGIIDRVGGLIKEDGYSFEEIKQLFLNKNGNSLKDSNLIPFEEINEKIWKLNAEIFAPCAASRLVTKEQVEQLIGGGLEVISSGANVPFADKEIFFGPIMEFADERVSVIPDFIANCGMARVFAYFMERRVQMTDEAIFNDTSITIKSAIKSTFDHNSSKKDISRTAFELALKQLV; this is translated from the coding sequence ATGAAGGATTTACTTAATTTATATGAAAATAAAGCACCCGAAATTGTCTTTAACTGGAAAGATCCCGAAACTAATGCTGAAGGCTGGGTGGTGATAAATTCCCTTAGAGGTGGCGCAGCAGGTGGAGGTACGAGGATGAGAAAGGGGCTGGATATGAATGAAGTGCTTTCTTTGGCAAAAACGATGGAAGTAAAATTTACTGTCTCAGGCCCTGCAATTGGCGGTGCAAAGTCAGGCATTGATTTTGACCCAAATGACCCCCGTAAAAAAGGAGTTCTGGAAAGATGGTACAAAGCAGTATCTCCATTGCTTAAAAGTTATTATGGTACTGGTGGAGATTTAAATGTGGATGAAATTCATGAAGTCATTCCTATAACTGAAGATTGCGGAGTTTGGCATCCTCAGGAAGGAGTTTTTTCAGGGCATTTTCACCCAACGGAAGCAGATAAAATAAACCGGATTGGACAACTTAGACAGGGAGTAATTAAAGTGCTGGAAAATTCCAGGTTCTCGCCCGATGTGACCCGAAAGTATACTGTGGCAGATATGATAACAGGGTATGGAGTGGCTGAAGCCGTTCTACATTACTACGGTATCTATGGCGGGGACGTAAAAGGAAAGAGAGCAATAGTTCAGGGATTTGGTAATGTAGGATCTGCCGCAGCTTTTTACCTCTCGAAAATGGGAGTAAAGATCATTGGGATTATAGATAGGGTAGGAGGTCTTATTAAAGAAGATGGTTATTCGTTTGAAGAGATTAAGCAGCTGTTTTTAAACAAAAACGGAAATTCCTTAAAAGATTCCAATCTTATTCCTTTTGAAGAAATTAATGAGAAAATCTGGAAATTAAATGCAGAAATTTTTGCACCTTGTGCTGCCTCAAGACTGGTTACAAAAGAGCAGGTGGAGCAATTGATTGGCGGCGGACTGGAAGTGATAAGTTCCGGAGCGAATGTTCCTTTTGCCGACAAGGAAATATTTTTTGGCCCTATTATGGAATTTGCAGATGAACGCGTAAGTGTAATTCCTGATTTTATTGCGAATTGTGGAATGGCCAGGGTGTTTGCCTATTTTATGGAACGTAGGGTGCAAATGACTGATGAAGCAATTTTTAATGATACTTCCATTACTATTAAGAGTGCAATAAAGAGCACCTTTGACCATAATAGTTCCAAAAAGGACATAAGTAGGACTGCTTTTGAACTGGCTCTAAAACAATTGGTGTAA
- a CDS encoding anhydro-N-acetylmuramic acid kinase — protein MKKFSYKVLGVMSGTSLDGIDLAVVNFTKEDSWKFEIEDAETIPYPVEWKDQLSRAIEYGEDLLNNLNEEYTRYLASIISTYLKKRSIYGLDAICSHGHTIKHEPQNMYTLQIGNLPLLAQLLQHKIVCDFRVQDVQLGGQGAPLVPIGDQLLFSQYKYCLNLGGFANISTERGNSRIAYDVAPVNTVLNYYAEKLGHFYDAGGQIASSGKLIDDLFIQLGALPFYNQDPPKSLGIEWVNAEILPLLRNYESDVPSILNTFCQHVASQITRVLDNSEDSEILITGGGSYNTFLLQQIKARTKNRIIVPTDEIVNFKEALIFGLLGVLKLRGEINVLSSVTGAERDHSSGVIFEP, from the coding sequence ATGAAAAAATTTAGCTATAAAGTACTGGGAGTAATGTCCGGCACTTCCCTTGATGGAATAGATCTGGCTGTAGTGAATTTTACAAAGGAAGATAGCTGGAAATTTGAAATTGAAGATGCTGAAACTATCCCTTATCCTGTGGAGTGGAAAGATCAACTTTCGCGTGCAATTGAGTATGGAGAGGACTTGCTAAATAATTTAAATGAAGAATATACAAGGTATCTTGCCAGTATAATTTCCACCTATTTAAAAAAGAGATCTATTTATGGTCTTGATGCAATTTGTAGCCATGGGCATACTATAAAACATGAACCACAAAATATGTACACGCTCCAAATTGGGAATTTGCCTTTGTTGGCACAACTGCTACAGCATAAAATTGTTTGTGACTTCAGGGTTCAGGATGTACAATTAGGCGGTCAGGGGGCTCCTTTGGTTCCAATAGGAGATCAATTGCTGTTTTCTCAATATAAATATTGTTTAAATCTTGGCGGTTTTGCTAATATATCTACGGAAAGAGGGAATAGCAGGATAGCTTATGATGTTGCTCCCGTAAACACCGTTCTAAATTATTATGCCGAAAAGTTGGGGCATTTCTATGACGCCGGGGGGCAAATTGCTTCTTCGGGAAAATTAATAGATGATCTTTTTATCCAGCTGGGGGCATTGCCTTTCTATAACCAGGATCCACCAAAATCCTTGGGAATAGAATGGGTTAATGCTGAAATTCTTCCGTTGCTAAGGAACTATGAAAGCGACGTGCCTTCTATTTTAAATACCTTCTGCCAGCATGTAGCTTCTCAAATAACCAGAGTCCTGGATAACTCTGAGGATTCAGAAATCCTCATTACAGGAGGAGGTTCTTATAATACTTTCCTCCTTCAGCAGATTAAAGCAAGGACCAAAAACAGGATTATAGTACCTACAGATGAAATTGTCAATTTTAAAGAAGCTCTCATATTCGGACTTTTAGGTGTGCTGAAATTAAGAGGTGAAATAAACGTTTTAAGTAGCGTAACAGGGGCAGAAAGAGACCATAGTTCCGGTGTTATTTTTGAACCCTAA
- a CDS encoding glutamate synthase subunit beta — MDKLRGFIKYPRREEETIAVQERVTNYKEFTQELSTTELNEQGARCMDCGIPFCHSGCPLGNLIPDFNNAVYKNDWKKALQILHSTNNFPEFTGRLCPAPCESACVLGIIKPPVAIELIEKYIPERGFLEGWITACPPEVRTGKTVAVVGSGPARLAAAQQLNRAGHTVTVFERDKKIGGLLRYGIPDFKLEKWVIDRRLAVLEEEGIQFRTETNVGVNYDIEKLKEFDAIVLCGGATQRRPLPIPGAEGKGVVQAMDFLKRNNEVVDGLAETIEELHAKDKNVIVIGGGDTGSDCVGTSNRHGARSVTNFEIMPMPSENRTSSSPWPYYPFTLKTTSSHKEGVERNWSISTREFIRDEDGNLKGLKTIEVEWVDTGSGRLQLREIEGTEKEWPCDLVLLALGFTGPESTLGQKLGLEVDTRTNIKAGDNYQTNVPNVFTAGDMRRGQSLIVWAISEGREAARNVDEYLMGRSFLPTKGTGDLPAA; from the coding sequence ATGGACAAATTAAGAGGCTTTATTAAATATCCAAGAAGAGAAGAAGAGACCATTGCTGTACAGGAAAGGGTAACGAATTATAAAGAGTTCACTCAGGAATTAAGTACAACTGAATTAAATGAACAAGGAGCACGCTGTATGGATTGTGGAATCCCGTTTTGTCACAGTGGCTGTCCCCTGGGAAATCTTATTCCAGATTTTAATAACGCAGTTTATAAGAACGACTGGAAAAAAGCACTTCAAATATTACATTCAACAAATAATTTTCCTGAATTTACTGGAAGGTTGTGCCCCGCACCTTGTGAATCGGCCTGTGTACTGGGAATTATTAAACCACCTGTAGCAATAGAACTTATTGAAAAATATATTCCTGAACGTGGTTTCCTGGAAGGATGGATTACCGCCTGTCCTCCGGAAGTTCGAACAGGAAAAACTGTCGCAGTAGTTGGATCAGGACCTGCTCGCCTTGCAGCTGCACAACAATTAAACCGCGCCGGACATACGGTCACAGTATTTGAAAGAGATAAAAAAATTGGTGGTCTCCTACGATATGGAATTCCTGACTTTAAATTGGAAAAATGGGTAATTGACCGTCGCCTGGCGGTCCTGGAAGAAGAAGGTATTCAATTTAGAACAGAAACAAACGTGGGAGTGAACTACGACATTGAAAAGTTAAAAGAATTTGATGCCATAGTCTTGTGTGGCGGGGCTACACAAAGAAGGCCTTTACCAATTCCCGGAGCGGAAGGAAAAGGAGTGGTCCAGGCAATGGATTTTCTAAAAAGGAACAATGAAGTAGTTGATGGACTGGCAGAAACTATTGAGGAACTTCATGCAAAAGACAAGAATGTTATTGTAATTGGGGGTGGAGACACGGGTTCAGACTGTGTGGGAACATCCAACCGCCATGGAGCAAGATCTGTTACAAACTTCGAAATTATGCCAATGCCTTCAGAAAACAGAACAAGCTCCAGCCCCTGGCCTTACTACCCTTTTACTTTAAAAACTACATCTTCTCATAAAGAAGGAGTAGAAAGGAACTGGAGTATATCAACAAGAGAATTTATAAGAGATGAGGACGGAAATCTTAAAGGTTTAAAAACAATAGAAGTGGAATGGGTAGATACAGGTAGTGGAAGACTTCAGTTAAGGGAGATTGAGGGAACAGAAAAAGAATGGCCATGCGATCTTGTTCTTCTGGCTCTCGGATTTACCGGACCTGAAAGTACCCTGGGGCAGAAACTTGGTTTAGAAGTTGACACCCGTACAAATATAAAAGCAGGCGATAATTATCAAACCAACGTTCCTAATGTTTTTACTGCCGGAGACATGCGCCGAGGGCAATCATTAATTGTCTGGGCTATTTCTGAAGGCCGGGAAGCAGCAAGAAATGTCGATGAATATTTAATGGGAAGATCTTTTCTTCCTACTAAAGGAACTGGAGATTTACCTGCAGCTTAA
- a CDS encoding T9SS type A sorting domain-containing protein, which produces MKYGVNGCPSEEFIINIGKPQEVTVPLLYEVEQPECESLVGTIFILNEEALNYTVRNTGTNFTFYDNVSYPATGFTDLPPGEYLITGISENGCISGSVVISLNNPDCQVAEGCTLGYWKNHTDRWCDAYQTCTVYGEVFENAPSALADLTLLEVLNLGGGGINNLGRQSVAALLNTCSSEVEYYYTNQLELIAYVNSNFSRRLAGAAGTYLDELNNAGCPLGGTQATSEPSEGCDPDDSDNENNGSNGKGNNSVAISGFTAYPVPFKETLNIQYEFDYVSPATIQFFDMRGRLLRSVKELKATRGVITTIEIDYTMRPSQTYIVKVITNREVITKQIVSSK; this is translated from the coding sequence GTGAAATATGGTGTAAACGGTTGTCCTTCCGAAGAATTTATAATAAATATAGGAAAACCCCAGGAAGTCACTGTTCCTCTTCTTTATGAAGTAGAACAACCCGAATGCGAATCTTTGGTTGGTACAATATTTATATTAAACGAAGAAGCTCTAAACTATACAGTTAGAAATACAGGGACAAATTTCACTTTTTATGATAATGTTAGTTATCCTGCCACTGGATTTACAGACTTACCACCAGGAGAATATCTGATAACAGGTATTAGTGAAAATGGTTGTATTTCAGGAAGTGTAGTAATTAGTCTTAATAATCCTGATTGCCAGGTGGCGGAAGGCTGTACTTTAGGTTACTGGAAAAATCATACAGACAGATGGTGTGATGCTTATCAAACCTGTACTGTCTATGGGGAAGTCTTTGAGAATGCACCTTCCGCTCTTGCAGATTTAACACTTCTGGAAGTTCTGAACTTAGGTGGTGGCGGTATTAATAACCTGGGAAGACAATCGGTAGCAGCATTGTTAAACACTTGTAGTAGCGAGGTAGAGTATTACTATACCAACCAGTTGGAGTTAATTGCATATGTAAATAGTAACTTCTCCAGGAGACTAGCTGGTGCAGCAGGAACCTATCTTGATGAATTAAACAATGCCGGATGTCCTTTAGGAGGTACTCAGGCAACATCAGAACCATCAGAAGGATGTGATCCTGATGATTCCGATAATGAAAACAATGGCAGCAATGGAAAGGGAAATAATTCGGTGGCAATTTCAGGCTTCACTGCATATCCTGTTCCCTTTAAAGAAACATTAAATATTCAATATGAGTTTGATTATGTTTCTCCTGCGACCATTCAGTTCTTTGATATGAGAGGCAGGTTATTAAGATCTGTTAAAGAACTTAAAGCAACCCGTGGGGTAATAACCACTATAGAAATTGACTACACAATGAGACCAAGTCAAACCTATATTGTGAAAGTGATTACGAACCGTGAGGTTATAACAAAGCAAATAGTTTCTTCTAAATAG